A single genomic interval of Sceloporus undulatus isolate JIND9_A2432 ecotype Alabama chromosome 2, SceUnd_v1.1, whole genome shotgun sequence harbors:
- the NUDT12 gene encoding NAD-capped RNA hydrolase NUDT12 isoform X1: protein MPLSAARGLRKRCWSSWASVEAFVGAPGKTMADIQANPKQQLISELHGLAAVGDKARLVVLLNHSPSLINETAKNGWTALMYAARNGHFGIVQALLEKGCDKSITNTSNQTALDIARFWGYKNIANLLVNVKEGLEPFFLTTQVREHENYFCRTFLDRKSEKRPDAKWLNAKQKLSTTVYILFSNLSPLVISEHGEEDSFQSPKTKLHRLGYKDVKEFLEHTETATLIFLGVELALKSSSLPPLNGKDSNDGEDDGLVVWFAVSIDATAADKFLQKHQNCYFLRPPMPALFQLSENEAGIIAQARSVLAWDSRYQFCPTCGSATKLEDGGYRKSCLKEDCASHQGVHNTCYPRVDPVVIMQVIHPDGNHCLLGRKKTFPPGLFSCLAGFVEPGETIENAVRREVEEESGVKVGHVRYVSCQPWPMPSSLMIGCIAAAMSTEIKVDNIELEDARWFSREQVIESLNKRTQSAFVIPPQQAIAHQLIKHWIGTSANL from the exons ACAATGGCAGATATCCAAGCAAATCCAAAACAACAATTGATTTCTGAGCTTCACGGTTTAGCAGCTGTTGGAGACAAGGCCAGGCTTGTGGTCCTGCTCAATCATTCTCCATCCCTTATCAATGAAACTGCAAAGAATGGTTGGACAGCATTGATGTATGCTGCTAGAAATGGACACTTTGGAATAGTACAGGCTCTTCTTGAGAAGGG gtgtgacAAATCTATAACCAATACATCAAACCAGACTGCACTGGACATTGCTCGATTTTGGGGTTATAAGAACATAGCTAATTTGTTAGTTAATGTGAAGGAGGGACTAGAACCCTTTTTCCTGACTACTCAAGTCAGAGAGCATGAAAACTATTTTTGCAGAACATTTCTGGATAGGAAGAGTGAGAAGAGGCCAGATGCTAAATGGCTAAATGCAAAACAGAAGCTGTCAACTACAGTATACATTCTTTTTTCAAATTTAAGTCCATTGGTTATATCAGAGCATGGTGAAGAAGATAGCTTCCAGTCTCCAAAAACTAAACTTCATCGGCTTGGCTATAAAGATGTAAAGGAATTCCTGGAGCACACTGAAACCGCCACATTGATTTTTCTTGGAGTAGAACTTGCATTGAAAAGTAGCTCACTTCCACCTTTGAATGGGAAAGATTCCAATGATGGTGAAGATGATGGGCTAGTTGTTTGGTTTGCTGTTAGTATAGATGCTACTGCTGCTGACAAGTTTCTGCAGAAACATCAGAACTGTTATTTCCTTCGTCCACCAATGCCTGCATTGTTCCAGTTGTCTGAAAATGAAGCTG GAATCATTGCCCAAGCAAGATCTGTTCTAGCCTGGGATAGCCGATATCAGTTCTGTCCAACATGTGGCAGTGCAACCAAATTAGAAGATGGAGGCTATAGGAAATCTTGCTTGAAGGAAGACTGTGCCAGCCACCAAGGAGTTCACAATACATGCTACCCAAGAGTTG ATCCTGTGGTGATAATGCAAGTTATTCATCCAGATGGTAACCATTGTCTTTTGGGTAGAAAGAAGACATTTCCTCCTGGCCTGTTTAGTTGCCTTGCTGGATTTGTAGAGCCTG GTGAGACAATTGAAAATGCTGTTCGAagagaagtggaagaagaaagTGGAGTTAAAGTAGGCCATGTTCGGTATGTCTCTTGTCAACCATGGCCAATGCCCTCCTCACTAATGATTGGATGCATAGCAGCTGCAATGTCTACAGAGATTAAAGTTGACAACATTGAACTAGAAGATGCCCGCTGGTTCAGTAGAGAACAG GTCATTGAAAGTCTCAATAAAAGGACCCAGAGTGCTTTTGTTATACCACCACAGCAAGCCATTGCTCACCAGTTGATAAAGCACTGGATTGGAACAAGTGCCAATCTTTAA
- the NUDT12 gene encoding NAD-capped RNA hydrolase NUDT12 isoform X2 yields MADIQANPKQQLISELHGLAAVGDKARLVVLLNHSPSLINETAKNGWTALMYAARNGHFGIVQALLEKGCDKSITNTSNQTALDIARFWGYKNIANLLVNVKEGLEPFFLTTQVREHENYFCRTFLDRKSEKRPDAKWLNAKQKLSTTVYILFSNLSPLVISEHGEEDSFQSPKTKLHRLGYKDVKEFLEHTETATLIFLGVELALKSSSLPPLNGKDSNDGEDDGLVVWFAVSIDATAADKFLQKHQNCYFLRPPMPALFQLSENEAGIIAQARSVLAWDSRYQFCPTCGSATKLEDGGYRKSCLKEDCASHQGVHNTCYPRVDPVVIMQVIHPDGNHCLLGRKKTFPPGLFSCLAGFVEPGETIENAVRREVEEESGVKVGHVRYVSCQPWPMPSSLMIGCIAAAMSTEIKVDNIELEDARWFSREQVIESLNKRTQSAFVIPPQQAIAHQLIKHWIGTSANL; encoded by the exons ATGGCAGATATCCAAGCAAATCCAAAACAACAATTGATTTCTGAGCTTCACGGTTTAGCAGCTGTTGGAGACAAGGCCAGGCTTGTGGTCCTGCTCAATCATTCTCCATCCCTTATCAATGAAACTGCAAAGAATGGTTGGACAGCATTGATGTATGCTGCTAGAAATGGACACTTTGGAATAGTACAGGCTCTTCTTGAGAAGGG gtgtgacAAATCTATAACCAATACATCAAACCAGACTGCACTGGACATTGCTCGATTTTGGGGTTATAAGAACATAGCTAATTTGTTAGTTAATGTGAAGGAGGGACTAGAACCCTTTTTCCTGACTACTCAAGTCAGAGAGCATGAAAACTATTTTTGCAGAACATTTCTGGATAGGAAGAGTGAGAAGAGGCCAGATGCTAAATGGCTAAATGCAAAACAGAAGCTGTCAACTACAGTATACATTCTTTTTTCAAATTTAAGTCCATTGGTTATATCAGAGCATGGTGAAGAAGATAGCTTCCAGTCTCCAAAAACTAAACTTCATCGGCTTGGCTATAAAGATGTAAAGGAATTCCTGGAGCACACTGAAACCGCCACATTGATTTTTCTTGGAGTAGAACTTGCATTGAAAAGTAGCTCACTTCCACCTTTGAATGGGAAAGATTCCAATGATGGTGAAGATGATGGGCTAGTTGTTTGGTTTGCTGTTAGTATAGATGCTACTGCTGCTGACAAGTTTCTGCAGAAACATCAGAACTGTTATTTCCTTCGTCCACCAATGCCTGCATTGTTCCAGTTGTCTGAAAATGAAGCTG GAATCATTGCCCAAGCAAGATCTGTTCTAGCCTGGGATAGCCGATATCAGTTCTGTCCAACATGTGGCAGTGCAACCAAATTAGAAGATGGAGGCTATAGGAAATCTTGCTTGAAGGAAGACTGTGCCAGCCACCAAGGAGTTCACAATACATGCTACCCAAGAGTTG ATCCTGTGGTGATAATGCAAGTTATTCATCCAGATGGTAACCATTGTCTTTTGGGTAGAAAGAAGACATTTCCTCCTGGCCTGTTTAGTTGCCTTGCTGGATTTGTAGAGCCTG GTGAGACAATTGAAAATGCTGTTCGAagagaagtggaagaagaaagTGGAGTTAAAGTAGGCCATGTTCGGTATGTCTCTTGTCAACCATGGCCAATGCCCTCCTCACTAATGATTGGATGCATAGCAGCTGCAATGTCTACAGAGATTAAAGTTGACAACATTGAACTAGAAGATGCCCGCTGGTTCAGTAGAGAACAG GTCATTGAAAGTCTCAATAAAAGGACCCAGAGTGCTTTTGTTATACCACCACAGCAAGCCATTGCTCACCAGTTGATAAAGCACTGGATTGGAACAAGTGCCAATCTTTAA